One region of Pyramidobacter sp. YE332 genomic DNA includes:
- the feoB gene encoding ferrous iron transport protein B, with translation MTLDELKIGQSAVVVSVGGAGALRQHFLDMGVIPGARVSVTQFAPMGDPMELMIHDYELTLRLADAARIQIRGLTEAERNGGETPAPGRKEPEHPGLGEGGRYHAKADEHPLSEGAALTFALAGNQNSGKTTLFNRLTGANQHVGNFPGVTVDRKDGVIKGHPGTRVTDLPGIYSLSPYSSEEIVSRRFILDEHPAGIINIVDATSIERSLYLTMQLLELNVPMVLALNMMDEVRGNGGSIRINELEAELGIPVVPISASKGEGLRELVDHAVHVAKYQERPGRQDFCDRNEDGGAVHRCIHGIMHLIEDHARDAGLPVRFAASKLIEGDRFVLEALHLTENEKEMLERIVAQMERERGLDRAAAIADMRFDFIRKLCRRTVVKPRQSKERERSRRIDRLLTGRFTAIPAFAAIMGTVFWLTFNVVGAWLQDFLEQGIGALTAEVSALLASLDVNPAVRSLVVDGVFGGVGSVVSFVPIIVVLFFFLSMLEDSGYMARVAFVMDHLLRRIGLSGRSIVPMLIGFGCTVPAVMASRTLPSERDRRMTVMLTPFMSCSAKLPIYGFFTAAFFPRHSGLIMIGLYALGIVIAVLAALLSKNTVFKGEAVPFVLELPNYRLPALKNVLRLMWDKAKDFLQRAFTIIFMATIAIWFLQTFDFHLNAVADSQDSMLASVSGFVAPLFAPLGFGDWRVSAALVTGFIAKESVVATLTVMLGSTERLLALISPLSAAALLVFCLLYTPCVAAVAAIRRELGGRWAAGIVVGQCAAAWLCAYAVRLAGALLGWA, from the coding sequence ATGACCTTGGACGAACTGAAAATCGGCCAGTCGGCGGTCGTCGTTTCCGTGGGCGGCGCGGGGGCGCTGCGCCAGCATTTTCTCGACATGGGGGTTATTCCCGGCGCGCGGGTGAGCGTCACCCAGTTCGCGCCCATGGGCGACCCAATGGAACTGATGATCCACGATTACGAGCTCACGCTTCGTCTCGCCGACGCGGCGCGGATCCAGATCCGCGGGCTGACCGAAGCGGAACGGAACGGCGGCGAAACGCCCGCGCCCGGCCGCAAAGAGCCGGAGCACCCCGGCCTTGGCGAAGGCGGACGCTATCACGCGAAGGCCGACGAACACCCGCTGTCCGAGGGCGCAGCGCTGACTTTTGCGTTGGCCGGCAACCAGAACAGCGGCAAGACGACGCTGTTCAACCGGCTCACGGGAGCCAACCAGCACGTGGGCAATTTTCCCGGCGTCACGGTCGACCGCAAGGACGGCGTGATCAAAGGGCATCCTGGCACGCGGGTCACGGATCTGCCGGGCATTTACTCGCTCTCCCCCTATTCCAGCGAAGAGATCGTCTCGCGCCGCTTTATCCTTGACGAACACCCCGCCGGCATCATCAATATCGTCGACGCCACCAGCATCGAACGCAGTCTGTATCTGACCATGCAGCTGCTGGAGCTGAACGTGCCCATGGTGCTGGCGCTGAACATGATGGACGAGGTGCGCGGCAACGGCGGTTCGATCCGTATCAACGAACTCGAGGCGGAATTGGGCATTCCCGTGGTGCCGATCTCGGCGTCCAAAGGCGAGGGACTCCGCGAACTGGTGGATCACGCCGTGCACGTGGCGAAGTATCAGGAGCGCCCCGGCCGTCAGGACTTCTGCGACCGCAACGAAGACGGCGGCGCCGTGCACCGCTGCATCCACGGCATTATGCATCTGATCGAGGATCACGCCCGCGACGCGGGCCTCCCCGTGCGTTTCGCCGCCAGCAAGCTGATCGAAGGCGACCGGTTCGTGCTGGAAGCGCTGCATCTGACGGAGAACGAGAAGGAGATGCTCGAGCGCATCGTCGCGCAGATGGAACGGGAGCGCGGCCTCGACCGCGCCGCCGCCATCGCCGACATGCGCTTTGACTTTATCCGCAAGCTCTGCCGGCGCACGGTCGTGAAGCCGCGGCAGAGCAAAGAGCGCGAGCGCAGCCGCCGCATCGACCGCCTTCTGACCGGGCGCTTCACGGCCATTCCCGCTTTCGCCGCCATCATGGGCACCGTGTTCTGGCTGACGTTCAACGTCGTCGGCGCCTGGCTGCAGGACTTTCTCGAACAGGGCATCGGCGCGCTGACCGCAGAGGTCTCAGCGCTGCTGGCGTCGCTGGATGTCAATCCGGCCGTTCGCTCGCTGGTGGTCGACGGCGTTTTCGGCGGCGTGGGCAGCGTCGTCAGTTTCGTGCCGATCATCGTCGTGCTGTTTTTCTTCCTGTCCATGCTGGAGGACAGCGGTTACATGGCGCGCGTGGCGTTTGTCATGGATCATCTGCTGCGCCGCATCGGCCTGTCGGGACGCAGCATCGTGCCGATGCTGATCGGCTTCGGCTGCACGGTGCCGGCCGTCATGGCCAGCCGCACGCTGCCGTCGGAGCGCGACCGGCGCATGACCGTCATGCTGACGCCGTTCATGAGCTGTTCGGCCAAGCTGCCGATCTACGGTTTCTTCACGGCGGCGTTCTTCCCGCGGCACAGCGGCCTGATCATGATCGGGCTGTACGCGCTCGGCATCGTCATCGCCGTCCTCGCCGCTCTGCTGAGCAAGAACACGGTCTTCAAGGGCGAGGCGGTGCCCTTCGTGCTGGAGCTGCCCAACTACCGCCTGCCCGCTCTGAAGAACGTGCTGCGGCTGATGTGGGACAAAGCGAAGGACTTCCTGCAGCGCGCTTTCACGATCATCTTCATGGCCACGATCGCGATCTGGTTCCTGCAAACGTTCGACTTTCATCTGAACGCGGTCGCCGATTCGCAGGACAGCATGCTCGCCTCCGTCTCCGGCTTCGTCGCGCCGCTGTTCGCGCCGCTGGGCTTCGGCGACTGGCGCGTGTCCGCGGCGCTGGTGACGGGCTTCATCGCCAAGGAGAGCGTCGTCGCCACGCTGACGGTCATGCTCGGCAGCACGGAGCGTCTGCTGGCGCTGATCTCGCCGCTCTCGGCCGCGGCGCTGCTGGTGTTCTGCCTGCTTTATACGCCCTGCGTGGCCGCCGTCGCCGCGATCAGGCGCGAACTGGGCGGACGCTGGGCAGCCGGCATCGTCGTCGGCCAGTGCGCCGCGGCGTGGCTGTGCGCTTACGCCGTCAGGCTGGCCGGCGCGCTGCTGGGGTGGGCGTGA
- a CDS encoding FeoB-associated Cys-rich membrane protein: MNAASWLTLGVIGAAVFLALRTRRRSGDCGSCRGCDGCRPQDKKRPER; encoded by the coding sequence ATGAACGCCGCCAGCTGGCTGACGCTCGGCGTTATCGGCGCCGCCGTCTTCCTTGCCCTGCGAACCCGGCGGCGTTCCGGCGATTGCGGCAGCTGCCGCGGTTGCGACGGCTGCCGGCCGCAGGACAAAAAACGGCCGGAGCGATAA